The Leguminivora glycinivorella isolate SPB_JAAS2020 chromosome 2, LegGlyc_1.1, whole genome shotgun sequence DNA window GCACCATCTTCTTTCTAGACATAAAAGcatgtcacatatttttgcgctagcaaatgtaggtacctaacatATTATAGCAAGTAACTTTATCCACGTTTTGCCACGACAAATGAGGGTTATTGACTAGTCATGGACCGAAGCCCGGCTCTTGCAGGAACTGGCGATGAAACTCCCTACCAGAGCTATGGGCCGGTTCTGCCACTCCAGCATTATTTCTTTGCTCGACGTCACCTGTAAAAAAAGCGACACACTGAAAACAAAGATAATTGAGACGTCTAGGCTTGTACGTACTACGTAGTATACGTATATAAGGCCATAAAATAACTCTTCACGACCTCTATTTGTTACTTGACATGAAGACACATACGATCATAATTTATACCCCTCATCAAATCCACCGAGATAGCCCGTGACCTGTTTTATAATCATCTATTTTCTCAACAACCCGTTTTGATTATCACGCTATCTATACTCAAACCAAGACAACTTCACATTTTTTGatatcagcgccatctctcgTTAAAGCTACGAACCTGGTCGCCTTGCAGTCGGTCCAGAAGGGTGACACACACGTCAGCTGCTCGCACTCCTGCCTCCCTGGTATACGCGGCGAAGGCTGTGGCCTCCATTTCTATATTCTTGACGCCTATCTCTGAGAGGGTACGCAGGAAGGACATTTTGTCCGCTTCTGTGTGGTCGCAGAATGGTCCGTCAAGGCGAGCTTGGCCtaaaaaaatgataaattaTCGGTAGACGCAGAATTTTTCAGTCCTACCCGGATATTCATTTGGGTTGTTTTAACGTTTGTATTATTCTTACCTCGATAGAAATCATCAGCAGCCATAGTGCCGCCAATGTAGGTGGAGTAACCCTCGTTTGTGGCGACTGACTGCAATTCTCTGCAGAGCCGCTCGTCGAAGAACGAGGGCAGTTTACGCATCTTACCCAGCACAGGCTGAAACAAAGTGCACTTTCAGGTCACCATTTGACATAGTGTAAGCAAGAATGTATTAGTCGTATTTATCGTGTAGCTACAACTTTGTCCTGTCGCGATCGCCCGTTTTGGCGACAACTTTCTTAAATGACACCTCAACTCTGTAATATGACCGATAAAATTTTATTCTAAAGCGCGCTGAGACCATCGAAGGTCACCTTTCAGACACACATTTGAAAACATCCGGAATAGATCCCACGAAGACTCCACCATTAATCGCTTTCTTGAATCAACAGAGGATATGTAACACTCGTTTTACTCACAATATCCAAGATCCCACTCAGGCCCCACAACGAATCAACCACAGAACCTGAAGGCACGTTGAAGAACACACTAATTACACTTACAATATTATAACTCTTTTCCCATGACCCCTTCAGACCCCACGCTGACACTACATACCCTGGAGGCACACCGATACTCCCACTTGTCTCTTCTGAAGAACTCACTTATTAACTCTTACAATATTCTAATTCTTTTCTAAGAACCCTGGAGATATTTAAAGCATCCCCTGGAACCAATTCTAAAGGACACCCTTATTACACTTACAATATTGTAACTTTTTTCCAAGGTTCCATTCAGGCCCCACGAAGACACAACTACGGACCCTGGAGGCACGCCAAGGCCCCCACTGGTCCCTATTCTGAAGAACACGGGATCCTTGGCCTTCGCGTAGTGGAGCAACTTGAACATCTCCTGGAGGAGGATGCTCATTGAGGGGATGCCGATACCGTGCTGGAATTAGAAAAATATGATTGTATTTAATTGTGATGGGTCATTGGGTGTCAGGTCCCACCAAAatcgagtaagcgatgagctatcggccaTAGaagcgaacaaaagatagtcgctacCGTGTAAATGAAAGAGATGCGATGATAGCACGAGCGAGTTCGTTGCCAGCCGATGAACTAGTGGGACCAGTGCTTCAAGAGTTCATGAATTGTATACAACAAGTTCTTGGAATTTGGAGATTTGGGCCAATTGACGGCCGCGCTTTGGACATCGTACCGGTGTGCGTGCTTGGTCAGGTTCTCTAGTTTGCCTGTATCGGGCAGGCCTAGGCCCTGTACTATATAGAGCGGATCATACTGCAC harbors:
- the LOC125241711 gene encoding uridine phosphorylase 1-like isoform X1 translates to MQCTCDHLLDSSKDHYYNCSAVWDERKIGYPCPKNRDGTLRLRNPHLRHLERDFIYHLGLDTSADVSTMFGDVKFVCMGGTKHRMREFALHVRQALGLPDTGKLENLTKHAHRYAMYKVGPVISVSHGIGIPSMSILLQEMFKLLHYAKAKDPVFFRIGTSGGLGVPPGSVVVSSWGLNGTLEKSYNIPVLGKMRKLPSFFDERLCRELQSVATNEGYSTYIGGTMAADDFYRGQARLDGPFCDHTEADKMSFLRTLSEIGVKNIEMEATAFAAYTREAGVRAADVCVTLLDRLQGDQVTSSKEIMLEWQNRPIALVGSFIASSCKSRASVHD
- the LOC125241711 gene encoding uridine phosphorylase 1-like isoform X2, encoding MFGDVKFVCMGGTKHRMREFALHVRQALGLPDTGKLENLTKHAHRYAMYKVGPVISVSHGIGIPSMSILLQEMFKLLHYAKAKDPVFFRIGTSGGLGVPPGSVVVSSWGLNGTLEKSYNIPVLGKMRKLPSFFDERLCRELQSVATNEGYSTYIGGTMAADDFYRGQARLDGPFCDHTEADKMSFLRTLSEIGVKNIEMEATAFAAYTREAGVRAADVCVTLLDRLQGDQVTSSKEIMLEWQNRPIALVGSFIASSCKSRASVHD